A single region of the Marmota flaviventris isolate mMarFla1 chromosome 10, mMarFla1.hap1, whole genome shotgun sequence genome encodes:
- the Ubxn10 gene encoding UBX domain-containing protein 10 encodes MATEVPVNTAPPEPSAVVGIATGSFLWQSNSLKMHVIRPKSAKGRTRPTLHKPQGKEDSPQRTASPRPPAIPCESPGSQKPGACAPISPAQRAFEEIPELLQQGPLAASSSLNKYPVLPSISRRRLQEGAVDTVAKKASSLQLSSIRALYQEEACTVKPSKEDSRACAGALERKFATGTKKQGPSQDRNLEEPSDQEPRLLLAVRSPSGQRFIRHFRPTDDLQTVVAVAEQRNKATYRGCSIETMEVPRRRFSDLTRSLQECGIPHKSVLGISQEEREGWP; translated from the coding sequence ATGGCCACAGAAGTCCCTGTGAACACAGCACCACCGGAGCCCAGCGCTGTCGTCGGCATTGCAACTGGCAGCTTTCTTTGGCAGTCAAACTCCCTCAAAATGCATGTCATCAGGCCCAAGTCTGCCAAGGGCCGGACGCGGCCCACTCTGCACAAACCCCAGGGGAAGGAGGACAGCCCCCAGCGCACTGCTTCCCCCCGGCCACCAGCCATTCCCTGCGAGTCTCCTGGCAGCCAGAAGCCAGGAGCCTGTGCGCCCATTTCTCCAGCCCAGAGGGCCTTCGAGGAGATCCCTGAACTGCTGCAGCAGGGGCCCCTCGCGGCTTCCTCTTCCCTCAATAAGTACCCCGTCCTGCCTTCCATCAGCAGGAGGCGCCTCCAGGAGGGGGCTGTGGACACAGTAGCCAAAAAGGCCAGCTCACTGCAACTGAGCAGCATCCGGGCCCTTTACCAAGAGGAGGCCTGCACTGTGAAGCCAAGCAAAGAAGATTCCAGAGCTTGCGCTGGTGCCCTGGAGAGGAAGTTTGCCACTGGAACCAAGAAGCAGGGCCCCTCCCAGGATCGAAACCTGGAGGAACCCTCAGACCAAGAACCCAGGCTGCTGCTCGCTGTCCGATCGCCCTCAGGCCAAAGGTTCATCCGCCATTTCCGGCCAACTGATGACTTACAGACGGTGGTGGCCGTGGCTGAGCAGAGGAACAAAGCGACCTACCGAGGCTGCAGCATTGAGACCATGGAGGTGCCCCGGAGACGGTTTTCTGACCTCACCAGATCGCTGCAGGAGTGCGGGATCCCCCACAAGTCCGTGCTGGGCATCtcccaggaggagagggaggggtggcCCTGA